In a genomic window of Flavobacterium crassostreae:
- a CDS encoding DUF6602 domain-containing protein, whose protein sequence is MDTIEFHKSTAKELLAIKDRVRNLVNHWGEDGRHQEAVIKTMIQRFLPEKFRIGTGFIVRQTRQRGNHEPSKQIDLIIYDTSYPVLFKDNDFVILTADSVLGIIEVKANATNQGLSDIVKKANENGKFIFDGRVNKSKPLFNGIFSYESTVNNVDTIANHIKNPWDELGENRQKYSVNHISLTQDWFYKFWEHEFIDGNLPHYLYKIKELSFSFFISNLIDWISETSVIENSNLWFPVDKSIEVKKCF, encoded by the coding sequence ATGGATACAATTGAATTTCATAAATCAACCGCAAAAGAATTACTAGCAATTAAAGATAGAGTAAGAAACTTAGTAAATCATTGGGGTGAAGATGGACGCCATCAAGAAGCTGTAATAAAAACAATGATTCAAAGATTTTTACCTGAAAAATTTAGAATAGGTACTGGTTTTATTGTTAGACAAACTAGACAAAGAGGAAACCACGAACCTTCCAAGCAAATTGATTTAATAATTTATGATACTTCATACCCTGTTTTGTTTAAAGACAATGATTTTGTTATTTTAACTGCTGATTCTGTTTTAGGAATTATAGAAGTCAAGGCAAATGCTACAAATCAAGGCTTAAGTGATATTGTTAAAAAAGCAAATGAAAATGGAAAATTTATTTTTGATGGTAGAGTTAACAAATCAAAGCCATTATTTAATGGAATTTTTTCATATGAATCTACCGTAAATAATGTTGATACAATTGCTAATCATATAAAAAATCCTTGGGACGAATTAGGTGAAAACCGACAAAAATATAGTGTTAACCATATTTCTCTCACTCAAGATTGGTTCTATAAGTTTTGGGAGCACGAATTTATTGATGGTAATTTACCTCATTATTTATATAAAATAAAAGAGCTTTCCTTTTCTTTTTTTATTTCAAACCTAATAGACTGGATTAGTGAGACATCAGTAATTGAAAACAGTAACTTATGGTTTCCCGTTGACAAATCAATAGAAGTAAAAAAATGTTTTTAA
- a CDS encoding DUF4145 domain-containing protein has protein sequence MKYIKPVVYGNSFSCPHCGAIAKQDWWHCNWNGSQYPENSSNPLKVANCQHCNDNSVWIENKMYFPDLGNSPFPNPEMPDSVLKLYTEASGICSKSPRGASALLRLSIQVLCKELGEDGKNINTDIGNLVKKGLPVIVQQSLDIVRVTGNDAVHPGQIDTDNPSTVGQLFDLINIIVEYMIALPKKVNGIYNALPADKVKGINNRDGK, from the coding sequence ATGAAATATATAAAACCTGTTGTTTATGGAAATTCATTTTCTTGTCCGCATTGTGGTGCAATTGCAAAACAAGACTGGTGGCATTGCAATTGGAATGGTTCACAATATCCAGAAAATTCTTCTAATCCGTTGAAAGTAGCGAATTGTCAGCATTGTAATGATAACTCTGTTTGGATTGAAAATAAAATGTATTTCCCTGATTTAGGAAATTCACCCTTCCCTAATCCCGAAATGCCAGATTCAGTGTTAAAACTATATACTGAAGCTTCGGGTATATGTTCTAAATCTCCAAGAGGTGCCTCAGCGTTATTACGTTTATCAATTCAAGTTTTATGCAAAGAACTTGGTGAAGATGGTAAAAACATAAATACCGACATTGGGAACCTTGTAAAAAAAGGACTTCCAGTCATAGTCCAACAATCACTTGACATCGTTCGAGTGACAGGAAATGACGCTGTTCATCCTGGACAAATTGATACAGACAATCCATCAACGGTTGGACAACTTTTTGACTTGATTAATATTATCGTTGAATATATGATAGCTTTACCGAAAAAAGTTAACGGTATTTACAATGCGCTTCCAGCTGACAAAGTTAAAGGAATAAATAATAGAGACGGAAAGTAA